The Candidatus Zixiibacteriota bacterium region TGAAAACCGCTATTGGATACTGAATGTATTGCTCCAACTGAATAACCGGGTACAGCAATTCACGAAAGGTAACCCCGGCGTATTCGATCCCGGTGTAGTCTATACCGGTTTGGGCGAAAGCGTAGGTTACGACCCAACCCAGGATGGTTCCCAGCAGGCAACTCACCGCGGCCAGGGCACCGGCTTCGAAAACCACAAGCCGTCCCATAACGAACGGACGAGTGCCTACCGCACGCATGACGCCGAATTCAAACATGCGCTCATACAGCGACATGAACAGCGTGTTGACGATGCCCAGCGCCACCACTGAAAAGAGTATGATACCCACCAGGAGAATACTGAAATCGGAAAACTCGAAGACCATCTTCAGTTGCGGCAGCAATGTCGCCCAGCCGACCGCCTCGTTACCATTTTTTGAGTACTTTTCCCAAAACGAGTCCAAATCTGCGCCGCCCGATCCATCGACAAATTTGAGAGCGATCTCATGAATGTCACCCTCAAGATTCAGCATTCGCTGTGCCACATTCAGCCGGGTGAACACCATGGCCCGATCCATAGCATCTATGTTAAAGTGAAAGATACCCGTAACCCGAAACATCTCCTGCGCCAGATCACCGCCGTGCGCTTGTGACGTGGTCAGTACCACGCGGTCGCCCAGGGAGACTTCCATTAGTTCGGCCAATTTGTCGCCGATGACCAATTCACGACGACCGTCCGGTGTCAGATAGGTTCCTTCGACGACGGCTTCGTCTATCTGTGACAGTCCCGGCTCTGTGTTCGGGTCGATGCCCACCATGCTGACTCCGGTGACATTGGCCGGTGATGAGATCATGGCGTAGGATAACAGGCGGGGCGTAAACCGCGCCACGATCGGTTCCTCGGACAGATTTGTCATGACCGACGCTGCATCAATCACACAGCTTTCCATTTCAAAGCTCGACCGGAAACCCTCACCATGAATCTGTCCCTCGCCCATGAACGATGCCGTGGCCGAGTGAAGCATGTTTTCTTCCATGCCCAGACTGATAGCATCGACCAGTATCAGCGACGCCAGGCCGATGCCGATGGCGGTGCCTGCGATAAACGTGCGGCGTTTATTGCGAAAGATGTTACGCCAGGCCAGTTTCAGATACAAGCGCACGACTTGTTCCTCCTACTCGCTTCTCATGGCTTTAGCCGGTGCTGTTCGAGCCGCCATACCGGCCGGAAAGATCGATGTAACCATCGCCGACAAAAAAACCGTTACGGCCGGGATTACGAAACTGCGAACGTTCACGATTGTAAACATGCGATCAAAAACGATTCCTCCAAAAGTGAGCGGTGTCGGCAGAGGTATCCCTTCGATTGACAAAAAGTAGTTTACACCGTATGCTATCCCACTTCCGATGATCACACTTACCACCGCCATCACCAGCACTTCGTAAATCACCATCTGCACCACCTGTCCCCCGGCGGTGCCGACCGCCCGCAGAACACCGTACTCACGAGTCCGTTCAAGAACCGTCATCAGGACGGTGTTAAGTACGCCGACCGATACGACCAGAATGATCACGAACAACGAAATCCAGGTCCCTTTCTGGTCCGCCTGCATAGCCGTATAGAACGACTTGGCAAACACCTGCCAGGTGGCCACGTCCAACTCCGGTCGATCAATACTCTCCGCAATAACCACCGCGACTTCGTCCAGGCCGTCCAAATCCTCTACCACGACCGCTATTTCATGGGCCCGGTTCTCAAGCACCAATAGCTCCTGAGCATCTTCTATGTGCAAGTACAACGATGTCCGGTCGGTGATGGCATCGCCGCTTTCGGTCAGACCGACAATTTGATAGAGATCGTTGGCGATAGAACCGTCGGCCGCTTGCGATACGATGACAACCTCGTCACCGATACCGGCCTTCAACGTTTGAGCCAAGGCCTCGGACAGAAGAGCCTGGTGCGACGGTACCTTGGCCAGGCTCTTTCCTTTTGTGACTTTACGGTCGAAGCTGGTGGCGCTGTTTTCACGGACTGGGTCGACTCCGATGATCTTCACTCCGGAGCTCTTTCCGGCAACCGAGGCCAGCCCGCTTGAGAAAAGACGGGGTGTCCAGAACTGTACGTTTTCTGCCTGTTCGAATGCCGCGCCGAGCGACTCGTAATCATCGATTGTCTGATACAAGGTAGGACGGTCGAGGTATCCCTGGCGGTGGATCTGGATGTGACCCATCTCATGACGAGTGAACATGTTGATAACATAGTCATAGCTGCCGTCCGACCAGGCAATCGACACTGAGGCCAAAACAAAACCACCGAGCATGGTCAACACGGTCAGTGTCGTTCGGCGCTTTTGGCGCAGGCAGTTTCGGAAGGCTATCTTAAAGATCAGCACGGCGTGTCCACTTCAGTTGGGATTGCGAAGGTCTCTCAACGAAAACCGGGCGCTGTCCAATTCCAGATCAAGTTCCAGTTCGAGATACCTGATCACCGTCTTGTGCCCCTCCTTGCTCTGAGGTACCATCTCCATTACCGATGGAATCCGGCGTCCCGAAAAAGTGCGTATTTCAGAGAAGTTTTCTGTTCTCATCAATCGTCCGCTTTCATCGTAGTAACGTTGCCAGACCGGCAGGTATTCCTTGCGCGTGGCTGCGATGACGATATTTCCCCATACTATAGGCAGGTCCTCGCGAGGCACACAGTTGATATAGATCAAGTCCTCGCGGGCGCTGTCCGGCGTGACCAGTTCATAGCTGTAATCCTCGAACAACGAAAACTCCTGCACCAGGTCGTCGTTGGTAAAATCAGAACCCATCCATGAACTCATCATCATAGAAGGAGGCACCTTTATGACCTTGTTGGTCTTGGGTAGATAGTTCCACATCTCGTTATCGACTCTGAGTGTCCCCACCCCTTTTTCCTTTTTGGGTGAGTTGATGCGTATCAAGGTTCTTTCGGTGCCGAGACTCCAGGCTTCCATCTTCAGGGTTCGTTGCCAATGCGGCGTGACAATCTCCATCTCGAAGACGGCGCGGCTTGATTCAGACCGGTACAATTGATCTATCTCCTCGATGATCCTTCTGACCTCGGCGTCGGTAGTGGGCGTCACTTCGGCTGAAGCAGTTATCGCAATGGTCGAGGCGACGATCAAGACGGTAATCATGTTTTTTGCGTGCGTCACTTCAGTATTCCCTCCAAGAACATCCGGCTGATTTTCTGCGGCAGGCTGCGGCTGTTGATTTTGATAAGACCCATCACCGATTGAAGCCAGAGCCCGTCCAGGAGCGCCAGTAACATATTAGCGGCCAGTTTAGGGTCCACCGGTCTGAAGACACCTTTTTTGATCCCTTCGCGAATCATGCCGCCCACCTCGTCGATTACGTGCGAGTAGCCTTCGCTGCCGCCGGACATGAGCGGCTGGCCTTTATGCGAACGAACACTGGCCGCCCAAAAATCAAACAAGATGTCCAGGCTTTCACGATTCTTCACAAAGAACTCAAAACTGGCCTTGACCATGACCTCCAGTTTGGTCACGGGATCAACAATGCCGGCCAGGCGGGCACGCAGAAAAACGTCGTAATCGTCCAGAAAGAGATCAAAACAACCTGAGACCAGGTCCTCCTTGTCGGTGAAATACTCGTAGAGCGTTCCCTTGCCGACACCGGCTGAGTTGGCAATGTCGATCATCTTGAAATTGTGTACGCCGCGTCGGGCGCAGACGGCCATGGCACTTCTGAGAATCTCTATTCGTTTGGCCGGTTTGTCGACAACTTTGGGACTCATTCTGTCTGTCTCTCCAATACTGACCGGTCGGTCAAGTTTATATTAATAGTACGCCGATGTCCACGAATTGTTCACCAGTTTTTTGGGAAAACACCACCCCCAAGCAAGGCTTGAGGGTGCCACCCGATTCTCTCTGAGTCATTGCGAGCGAATCCCGCGTGTCGCTGCGGGTGGCCGTCTCAAACCTTGTTTGGGACGGGTTACGGCACAAAAGGCCCATCCTTCGACTCCGCTCAGGATGAGGTGGGAAAGTTGTAGCGTGGGTCCGCCTTCGGACCGGCCGAGGGTAGACGAGGACGTCTGCCACCCCCATGCGGTTTTCTTCGTAGGTCGGGACCCCTTGTGGTCCCGACAATTCTATGCGTGGCTGGCAGATGTCCACATCTGCCATGATTTCATCCTTCGACTCCGCTCAGGATGAGGTGGGAAAGAGGCTCAGCACGAGGTGGGAAAGAGGCTCAGCACGAGGTGGGAAATGCGCGAAGCGCAAGAGGGCCATTTATGGCTGATTTATCACTCAGTTGTGGCAGGTGCAGCCTTCGGGGCCGGTCACTGGGGCGCAGTTGCAGGCGAAACTCATCCGGTCGATATCGGTGCGGTGTTCCGGAGCCGGAGCTCTTACAACCGGCGGCGGCTCGATTGTGCAACTGGGCGTGGAGTCTTCACCGCTAGAGTCTGACGTTTCCTGGGGCTCGGCACCGAGGTAGCTCGCGCTGAACGATTTGAGCTTCTTCACGATGCCGTCATCACCGGGGTACTGTTCGGCGGCATCTCCTTTGTTGGTGTAGACGAGAGCGCCGTTTGCCTGCACCTCAAGTATACCGCCACTTCCTTCGATGAGGTCGGCTTCGAGACCCATCTGCTTCTTAATCGCGGCCGCCAAACTGGTGGCCTTGGGCAGATAGTTTCATTCCCCGCAGTATTCGATGCTGACTTGCAGGACGACTTGCTTATCTGATACTCTGCTCATTTGCTATCCAATCTCTTCTGGACCTGCTTTGCTTGCGCATCTGACAGGTAGTAACAACACGAACTTTTGCTTCGGGCCTATAACAAGACTGAGACTGTAGGGTTTCCGAAAATCGTGAAGTTGTGATTAGAATATACAGAGTATTGAGAAAGGCGTGTTCCGCGTCATTGCGAGCGATCCCCGCCGCAGGCGGGGCGGAGAAGCGCGGCAATCTCATGCCTCGACTCCGCCCGGCATGACACGTGTACAACGAATTGAGATTGCCGCGGCCACGCGAAGCGCGTGGCCTCGCAATGACGCGCTCGGGGGGAATACGTGAAGCCAACTGGGGGCATCGTCGGAATGCCGGTTTGCTCAGATTTCGAGCAGGCCGGTGGGGCCCATCAGTTCGGCGAATGACCTTAACATATTCTGATCATACGCCCCTTTGAGCGAGAACATGATTTTCAGACAGGGGAAACTGTCGACAGCTTTCTGATAGACCCGCTCGGTGGTCATGGCATCGAAAGTGTCGGCGATAGCTACGATCCGTGAGAAGACGTGCATCTCGGTGAGGCTGATCCCGGAGGGATAACCTGAGCGGTCACCTCGCTCGTGATGCTGCAACACCGGGTGGATTGCGCTGGCCGGAAGGTTGTTATCATCTTCGAGGATATCAACGCCCCATCGGGGGTGCTTTTTCATGATCTCGAACTCGTAGGGACTCAGAGCCGAGCGTTTGTTGATTATCCGTTCGGAAATCTTCGATTTTCCCAGGTCATGCAACAGCGCTCCCACGCCCAATTCGTGCAGGAACTGTTCGTCGCGTTTACCCATTTGTTGGGCCAGGGCCAGCGAAAAAGTGCAGACATTGACCGAGTGGGTGTAGGTATAGTAATCGAACGACGTGATTTTCAACAGGTTGTGAAAGGCTTCCTGTCCGCGCAAAATATATCCGACGGTGGTGTTGACCAAATCCTGCGACCTCTGCACGTTGTCGCCGTAGGTGGGATTGGCGAAGATATCTTTGACCAACCCCTTGGAGGTCTCATACAGGATGTTGGCCTTTTTCGTCTCGGGTATGGCCGGGTCGACCAGCACCTTGTCCAGATTCTGCTCGATATAGCGCTGGTAATGCTCTTTGTTCTCACCTTTGACATAGAGCCGATCGACATTGTTTTCCATCAGCCGTTGGCGCGTACGGTCGGTGAATGGAAGGTCGGCTGATCGATAGAGCACCAGGCCGGTGTTGACTTTCAGGTAGAGGTCAAAATCCAAAATCGAATCGACTCGCAGGCAGTCCAGGTAGATTGGGATAAACTTCTGGTCATCCTTATCGGTGGCCGGCCAGGCGGTGGGGGCTGATAGTTTTGGTTCCGACACAGGCTTAATTCCTCAGAAACGTTCAAAAACTGCGTTCAGTTGATTATCGGCAAAAGGCGCTGGTAGGTTAAAAAAAACCTCCGGCCGAAGCCGGAGGTTACCAAGGAGAGTATATGGAGACGTAAGGGTTTTCTATGAACCGTAGTTGCGAACCATCCCCAACACCGAGTTGAGAGAATTGGTGATATTGGTCAATATCTTCGAGTACTTCTTAAGCAGTTCCGAATACTGCCAGCGCATACGGAAAGCTTTCTCCGGAAAATCGAACAGTTCCAAAAGCGTGGCTTTGTATATTTCATCGATATACTGAATTACGTAGTATGGAAACTCCGGCACATTGGCGTCGCGGACCTCACCCTTGCCGAGACGGTCACGGTAGACTTCGACTTTTTCAAGCATGACAGTACCAAAGCACCAGGGAGTCATAACGACGCCCAGATTGGAACCGTCGGTGTAGAACCGACGTACCGACTGCAAAACCAGGTCGACAATCACACCTCTGGCTCGGTAGTAAGCCAGCGTTTCAACACTATCGGGGGCGGTGGCGGCGATTTTTTCGTCCAGGCTCGCCCGCTCTTCAAGACAGCGCGAGTAGACCATGCCCAGGAACCGGTAGTAGTCTTCGAAATAGACTTTGGTGTTCTCAGACAGAGACATCAGGAAAAACCCGACATCATCTTTGCGAATCCGCGATTCCTTGGTGTCGGCCAGCTTATCGTCGGTGAATCCTCGTTGAAATTTGGCGTCAAGCATCTACACTCCTTTGTCGTTCGCGTCTCTGGAGCCTGTTTGAGCATAGGCTGTGCCGATGGCGTGAAATTCGATGACGGTGCCCACTCGTCGATATTATCTAATTGCGGCGCTGTCGGTTTGGAGGACGTCGGCGGAGTTGTGGATAGCCGATTGGCGCAATATCCAGGCTGTGCAATCATGCAGGCCAGCGTCGATCTTTGCAGGTGGATTCACGGTTGTGTAACTTTGTGCAGAGCGGTAGTGACTGTGCTGCTCAAGAGTTGAACAGGGGCGGGGTCGCCCAAGACCACAGATATCCCACCCGGTGCGAAACGCTCTGGGTGGGGTACCGTGTTTGAGGCGGCCACCCGTCACAGATATCCCACCCGGCGCGGAACGCTCTGGGTGGGGTACCGTGTATCCCACCCCAAACAAGGTTTGAGGAGGCCACCCGTTCGTTGATGGCGCGATCGCAGTTGTAGGGCGGGTCCGTCTTCGAACCCGCCATTTGTGTCAGGAGCACAGGGCTCCTGCCCTACTAAACACTAAATGGCTTCGAGGTCGTCCGGCTCGATAGTGTATGGATGGTCTACGTCGCCGGTGTTGCGGGTACTCACAGGCTCGAAAAGCAAAACTTCGCACAATTCATCCGCGACCGGCCGGTGCCGAACCTGGCGCGGGACAATAACCAACTCCCCCGCGGTCAGTTCAATCGATTTATCTTCCAGTTCGAGTTTCATGGAGCCGTGCAGCACCAGAAAAAGTTCATCCTGTTCATCATGCTGATGCCACACATACTCGCCGACGAACTTCACCACTTTGACATACTGGTCGTTTAGTTCGCCGACAATTTTAGGGACCCAGGTTTCGTCGAATGAGGCCAGACGTTCGGCTAAGTTTATACTCTTGATTTCATGATGCATAGTTACGGACAAGGGGGCGGCGTCGGCCCTGAGTTAAACATGAAGTCAACCAGATATACCAGGTCACCGATATCTGTCACTTCGCCTGAGTCGCCGTCGATATCGCCTTCGATGGGACAACCCGGTCCGGGCCCACCGTTGAACATGAAGTCGACTACGCACACCAGATCAGAGATGTCGACCAATCCCTTGGTGCCGTGATCGAAATCACCACGCAAAGCGCAGCAGCAGGCATCACCGACACCATCCATATCGGTGTCCATCTGGTCGTCGTTAAACACGTCGGGGCAGTTGTCTTCATCGCACATGTTTTCCGGATGGCCGGCATCGCCGAATCCATCGCCGTCGGTGTCGACACAGACATAAGACAGACCCTGATAGGTCATCGAGGGATCGCCATACAGGTTGTAACAAAACAGGTCGTGGTAGTGGGCGACATGATCACCCATGAAATTGGCGTAGTACAACTCTCCAGTGGCGCCGAGCGCCTCACCCACTTTGAGACCTTCGTTCAACAGATAATGATAGTAGTAGTAGTTCATTGTTGCTACCAGACCATCGTCTTTGTCGGCCCATCCGCCAATGGCATAGGCCACCCGACTGGAACCAAGGAAGCCGACGGCGCCACTGAGCATCAGCGCCCGACCGAGGCCGACATACTCCGGCACACCGGTATTGCAAGCGGTCGACCATACGATCCCGGCATAATTGTTGTCCAGAGCCAAGGCTTCACTGTTTGAAATGAAATACTCACTGTACAACTCGGGTGGTTCGTACTCGGGGACACCGTCGCCGTCATCCCAGCCCCAAACGGTGCGCCAGCAAGCGCCATAACTTCCATGGCCGCCCCAACTGACGACACCGTACTGCCCGGTCGACCAATCATTGACAACATTGGCTGAGGTCAGAGGAAAGTCGCACGGGAAGTACGAAGTATCCACCCCGGACTTTTCATACATAAGGGTGGTTGTCCAGGTTGAGACTATATCGTTTTTGATGAACTCGGACAGGTCGGCAAAGTCGGTACGGGGGTATAGCGGATTATGATTCTGACCCTCAAACCAGGCGAATGCACCCATCAGAAGAGCACGATTTTTCCAGACGCCGGTGTCGTTTTCGAAGTTGACCAGTTTCTGAAGTATGCTATCCATCTGCCCGGCTTGATTCCAGGGGATACGTCCCACATAAACTTCGGGGACAAAGTCGACATTGTCCTGGCCGTACTCACCGTGATAGCCGTCACCGTCGGAATCCCAGTCGCCGCTCAGGTCGGCATAGTACATGTCGGTCGGCATGCAGAAATCAGGGTCATGGCCGTGGTTGGCGCTATCCGGGTAGCAGATGCGCATCGGCACAACATCAAAGTTGCCGGCCAGCATGACATACTCGATCCCCCACTGGGCATATTTGTCGATGAGAAAGTTTCTGACTTGTTCGGCGTTGTCTGCGCCCGAGTAGTTGTCATATATCCATGTTGTCGTGACCACGTTAACACTGAAACCGATTTGCTCTTTCCAGGCGACAAATGCATCCAGGGTTGAGACCAATTCGTCGGAGGTTATTATTACGAGGTCGTACAACTCGGTAGGCATGTCGCCTTGCTTATCGACATGATACCATTGTTTTGCATGGTCATAGTTTACGAGCAACCGCGAGGCTCGCGCCTCGGCCTTGGCATCGACGATCGGTCGGGCCGAGCCTGTCAGGTCGTAATCAATGGAAACAGTTAGCGAAGGGGTGTATGTCAGGCGTCCGGACAGCGGGTTGTAGGTGAACGGACAGAACCTGACTTTTGCAAACCGGTACTGCCTGAGAGCGCCCTCCCCGAGGTAATCGCCGATCCGGCCGGGGTAGGTATTATCCGAAGTGTAGACTTGATCGCGCGTGCTCTGCCACTGTTGGAGTGACTCGCTTTGTTTTGTGGGGTCGGCACTGGGAACCATTATTGGCGGTGTGGCCGCAACCCTGAACGTTCCCGGCAACCCTACCGTGCTATGGGCCTGTGTCGCCACTGATACCACCGACGCACCCGGCGGCAGGGCAATCATGAAAGTCCTGGCCGGCAGCTTGGGTGTGCCGGGTGTCAGAAGATACCCAAATCCTTCAACATCGATTGTATGGTGACCGTCGCCCGCCTGTCTGACCAGATAATCACCGGCTTCGATTGTGACGGTCAGATTACCTGCATCGACTGACCCGGAGAGCAAGACCACTAGTAGTCCGGTGAGTAAAACAGCGCAGAAACTCACGGGGGTTGGATACCTTTTCATCGCTACACCTCATCGTCTGAAATTGTCTTCTCACCAATATAGCCAATCTGGACGATGCGGTCAATCAATACTGCGCCACCGAACGAACGGACCCGGCCGAGAGGGTTCGGGGGACCTAGTCGAGGAAGTCGAAACCCGTCATTCGATCCTTACCAGACTTAGAGGCGGTCGCCCGGTTGACTTGTGGAGGGCTATTGGCTATACTGTCCGGCGCATCGATGTCAAACCGGAGGTACCTGGCAAACAAGATGAATCGGTTTTTCGATTTCACCCACAGACAGATAACTTTTGTAGCCCTCCTCAGTGGAACCGCGCTGGTACTGGGTGGCTACCTGTTTATACGGACCCATGCCTGGCCGACGGGCGACACGCCTCGCCTGCCGGTGATAGTATCTGATGGATCATCTGTGTACACGGGAACGTTCGTGCTGGACCCAAATACTGCGCCGGTCGATTCATTGGAGCTTATACCTCGGGTTGGTCCTTCGATGGCCGACGCGATTGTTATGTGTCGTGATACGCTGAGATTCGAAAGTTTAGAGGATCTCCTCAACGTCCACGGTATCGGAGAGAAAACACTGGAGCACATACGGCCCTACTTGAAAGTGGTGGCACCATGAACGACCCATCGGTACAGGTCGGGATTGATGATCGCGGTCATTACTTCTATGTGGCGCGAGTGCGCCACGAGCCGGGTCGCTCCCGAGTCGAAGCCCTGGCCCGCTTCGATCGCTCCCTGATCCGCAGCCACCAGTTGTTGGAGAGTGGCCAGTTGGTTTTTTCCGTAGCCGACGATATGGTAGCGGTTAACGAGGTCAGTCTGCCGAGCAGAGAGTCGGACCGGCCGGCCGAGGTGATCGAGTTTGAACATACTCAGTCACTGATCGAAGATGGGCTGTCCTACTTCTTCGATGCCATTCAGGTGGGTGCAGATTCCAAACGCTGCCTGGCCCTCAAGGTCAGACAAACCCATCTGAGCAACATGATTCAACCGTTCACTCAGGTGACGGGAGGCGATACATCCAGAGTGAGATTTACTTTGCGGGCTGAGGCGCTCGGGCAGGGATTCATTCATTACGCACCGACTGAGTATGGAGACTTTGCCTGCCTGATCGATTTCAACGAACGTCTGGCCTCACTTTGCTTCGTGCACCGCCGAGAAATCATCGGCGTGGCGCACCTGGCCACCAGTCAATATGACATGACATCTACTCCGGGACTCCAAAAGATGGCTGCGGAACTGAAAACAATAGTCAATTTCAAACTGGCCGCATTCTCACGCCAGAATATCAGTGTCCCCTTGTCGGCTGTGTTCCTGTCCGGCAGCCACCTTGATACGCAGGCCGGTGAGATCCTGCACGGACATTTCTCTGTGGGAATCCGCGAGGTCGTGCTCAACTCAGGCTTTTTCCCCCAACCCGACAAGATGTCAGAGATACCGGCCGGTGATTACGTTGTAGCGCTTGGCCTCACGGTGCTAAAGAAAGATCGAGCCTCTTGATTATCGGTTGCATTGACGAATGGTTTTGTATAGCTTGACAGCTGATTATTACCTATGACGAAAGAAACAGACCACACCAAACTGGCCATATATCCCGGATCATTTGACCCGATTACCTTCGGACATCTGTCTCTGGTAGAGCGGGCCGCCGGCCTGTTTGACCGATTAGTCGTGGCGGTGGCTGCCAGCGCAGGCAAAGAGCCTTTTTTTGACCACCAAACACGCATCCGCCTGGTCGAACAGGCCATTGCGGATCAGCCCTACGCCGCTGTAGTGAATGTGATCGGATTCGACGGCCTGCTGGCCGATCTGGCCTTCCGGATGAAGGCCGCTGCCATCGTGCGAGGCCTGAGAGCCGTATCTGATTTTGAAAATGAGTTTCAGATGGCCCTGATGAACCGAAAACTGGCCCGCTCGGTTGAGACAGTGTTTTTGATGCCTGCCCTGTCCTGGGTCTATCTATCGTCAACAATGGTGAAGGACGTAGCGGTGCACGGCGGCGACGTCGGTGAGTTGGTACCGCCGACAACCAACCAGGAGATATTGAAAAAGTTTCCAAAAGCGAAGGCGTGACAAACCTGCAACCCCGAAATGGATCACCCGACCGAATGACCGACAAAACCACACAGCCAGACCCAAACGAAGCCGCGCCGGAACAAATCCAGATTCCGCTATTGGAACTGATCAAAACCAGACGGCAAAAGGTTACCGAACTGTCCGCGGCGGGAATAAATCTCTACCCCTACCGTTACGAGCGTAGCCATCATATCAAGGAATTACTTGACCAGTTCGACCAATTGGCCACAGATGAAACGGCGGTGCGGCTGGCCGGACGGGTGATGCTCAAACGTAAGATGGGTAAGTCCATCTTTGCTGATGTGCGCGACAGCACCGAACGGCTACAAGTATACGTCAAGCTGAACAACGTCGGGCAAGAGCAGTTTGACCTTTTTGACACCCTTGACCTCGGCGATATTCTTGGCTGCGAAGGAAGCCTCTTTACTACCCGGACAGGTGAGCGTACACTGAAGGTTACCACCTTCGAAATCCTGACCAAGACTCTTCATCCCCTGCCTGACAAGCATGCCGGTCTGACCGATGTTGAGACACGCAGTCGACGACGATACGCCGATCTGATCGCAAATCCGGAAGTACGAGACGATTTTGCCAAACGCAGTCGTATTGTCCGGATCATCCGTGACTTTCTCAACAGCGAGTCCTTCCTCGAAGTGGAGACACCTATCCTGCAACCACTATACGGCGGCGGGATGGCCCTGCCGTTCAAGACTCATCATAACCGGCTCGATCGTGACTTGTATCTGCGCATTGCCGACGAACTCTATCTCAAACGATTGATCGTCGGCGGATTCGACAAAGTCTGGGAGTTTTGCAAGGACTTTCGCAATGAAGGGATCGACCGGCTGCACAATCCCGAGTTTACCATGATCGAGATGTACTGGGCCTA contains the following coding sequences:
- a CDS encoding helix-hairpin-helix domain-containing protein, giving the protein MAILSGASMSNRRYLANKMNRFFDFTHRQITFVALLSGTALVLGGYLFIRTHAWPTGDTPRLPVIVSDGSSVYTGTFVLDPNTAPVDSLELIPRVGPSMADAIVMCRDTLRFESLEDLLNVHGIGEKTLEHIRPYLKVVAP
- a CDS encoding outer membrane lipoprotein-sorting protein, which gives rise to MTHAKNMITVLIVASTIAITASAEVTPTTDAEVRRIIEEIDQLYRSESSRAVFEMEIVTPHWQRTLKMEAWSLGTERTLIRINSPKKEKGVGTLRVDNEMWNYLPKTNKVIKVPPSMMMSSWMGSDFTNDDLVQEFSLFEDYSYELVTPDSAREDLIYINCVPREDLPIVWGNIVIAATRKEYLPVWQRYYDESGRLMRTENFSEIRTFSGRRIPSVMEMVPQSKEGHKTVIRYLELELDLELDSARFSLRDLRNPN
- a CDS encoding C25 family cysteine peptidase produces the protein MKRYPTPVSFCAVLLTGLLVVLLSGSVDAGNLTVTIEAGDYLVRQAGDGHHTIDVEGFGYLLTPGTPKLPARTFMIALPPGASVVSVATQAHSTVGLPGTFRVAATPPIMVPSADPTKQSESLQQWQSTRDQVYTSDNTYPGRIGDYLGEGALRQYRFAKVRFCPFTYNPLSGRLTYTPSLTVSIDYDLTGSARPIVDAKAEARASRLLVNYDHAKQWYHVDKQGDMPTELYDLVIITSDELVSTLDAFVAWKEQIGFSVNVVTTTWIYDNYSGADNAEQVRNFLIDKYAQWGIEYVMLAGNFDVVPMRICYPDSANHGHDPDFCMPTDMYYADLSGDWDSDGDGYHGEYGQDNVDFVPEVYVGRIPWNQAGQMDSILQKLVNFENDTGVWKNRALLMGAFAWFEGQNHNPLYPRTDFADLSEFIKNDIVSTWTTTLMYEKSGVDTSYFPCDFPLTSANVVNDWSTGQYGVVSWGGHGSYGACWRTVWGWDDGDGVPEYEPPELYSEYFISNSEALALDNNYAGIVWSTACNTGVPEYVGLGRALMLSGAVGFLGSSRVAYAIGGWADKDDGLVATMNYYYYHYLLNEGLKVGEALGATGELYYANFMGDHVAHYHDLFCYNLYGDPSMTYQGLSYVCVDTDGDGFGDAGHPENMCDEDNCPDVFNDDQMDTDMDGVGDACCCALRGDFDHGTKGLVDISDLVCVVDFMFNGGPGPGCPIEGDIDGDSGEVTDIGDLVYLVDFMFNSGPTPPPCP
- a CDS encoding HD domain-containing protein; translation: MSEPKLSAPTAWPATDKDDQKFIPIYLDCLRVDSILDFDLYLKVNTGLVLYRSADLPFTDRTRQRLMENNVDRLYVKGENKEHYQRYIEQNLDKVLVDPAIPETKKANILYETSKGLVKDIFANPTYGDNVQRSQDLVNTTVGYILRGQEAFHNLLKITSFDYYTYTHSVNVCTFSLALAQQMGKRDEQFLHELGVGALLHDLGKSKISERIINKRSALSPYEFEIMKKHPRWGVDILEDDNNLPASAIHPVLQHHERGDRSGYPSGISLTEMHVFSRIVAIADTFDAMTTERVYQKAVDSFPCLKIMFSLKGAYDQNMLRSFAELMGPTGLLEI
- a CDS encoding cupin domain-containing protein → MHHEIKSINLAERLASFDETWVPKIVGELNDQYVKVVKFVGEYVWHQHDEQDELFLVLHGSMKLELEDKSIELTAGELVIVPRQVRHRPVADELCEVLLFEPVSTRNTGDVDHPYTIEPDDLEAI
- a CDS encoding TetR/AcrR family transcriptional regulator produces the protein MSPKVVDKPAKRIEILRSAMAVCARRGVHNFKMIDIANSAGVGKGTLYEYFTDKEDLVSGCFDLFLDDYDVFLRARLAGIVDPVTKLEVMVKASFEFFVKNRESLDILFDFWAASVRSHKGQPLMSGGSEGYSHVIDEVGGMIREGIKKGVFRPVDPKLAANMLLALLDGLWLQSVMGLIKINSRSLPQKISRMFLEGILK
- a CDS encoding ABC transporter permease — translated: MRLYLKLAWRNIFRNKRRTFIAGTAIGIGLASLILVDAISLGMEENMLHSATASFMGEGQIHGEGFRSSFEMESCVIDAASVMTNLSEEPIVARFTPRLLSYAMISSPANVTGVSMVGIDPNTEPGLSQIDEAVVEGTYLTPDGRRELVIGDKLAELMEVSLGDRVVLTTSQAHGGDLAQEMFRVTGIFHFNIDAMDRAMVFTRLNVAQRMLNLEGDIHEIALKFVDGSGGADLDSFWEKYSKNGNEAVGWATLLPQLKMVFEFSDFSILLVGIILFSVVALGIVNTLFMSLYERMFEFGVMRAVGTRPFVMGRLVVFEAGALAAVSCLLGTILGWVVTYAFAQTGIDYTGIEYAGVTFRELLYPVIQLEQYIQYPIAVFIFTIIIGIYPAWYAARMNAARAMRRSF
- a CDS encoding FtsX-like permease family protein, whose product is MLIFKIAFRNCLRQKRRTTLTVLTMLGGFVLASVSIAWSDGSYDYVINMFTRHEMGHIQIHRQGYLDRPTLYQTIDDYESLGAAFEQAENVQFWTPRLFSSGLASVAGKSSGVKIIGVDPVRENSATSFDRKVTKGKSLAKVPSHQALLSEALAQTLKAGIGDEVVIVSQAADGSIANDLYQIVGLTESGDAITDRTSLYLHIEDAQELLVLENRAHEIAVVVEDLDGLDEVAVVIAESIDRPELDVATWQVFAKSFYTAMQADQKGTWISLFVIILVVSVGVLNTVLMTVLERTREYGVLRAVGTAGGQVVQMVIYEVLVMAVVSVIIGSGIAYGVNYFLSIEGIPLPTPLTFGGIVFDRMFTIVNVRSFVIPAVTVFLSAMVTSIFPAGMAARTAPAKAMRSE